One Fusobacterium ulcerans DNA segment encodes these proteins:
- a CDS encoding FAD-dependent oxidoreductase: MKNYDAVVIGFGKGGKTLAGQMADKGWKVAVIEKSDKMYGGTCINVGCIPTKYLINEAAKNKFKKLNSFEEYAKEYKNIIENKNGLISLFRKKNYDNLNDKENIDIYTGEGSFVNKKVIEVKMKDEVIQIKGERIFINTGAETVIPPIKGLRESRYVYDSEAIMELKELPKKLVIIGGGYIGLEYADMYNNFGSEVVVIEGSPLFIAREDREIADEIKKVMERKGIKFILGAKVAEILENEVKYEKDGKIESVIGNAVLVAVGRKPNIKGLKLENAGVKVTERGAVETDDNLHTSADGIWAMGDVHGGLQFTYTSLDDSRIIYNELFGDKKYTLKDRGPVPYTVFIEPQFSRIGMTEEEALQKGYKVKTSKILAANPRMKIYGETDGLLKAVVDAETGKILGASLFFRQSGEVINNIRLVMMAEKDYTFLRDGIFTHPTMSETLNDLFDQIK; the protein is encoded by the coding sequence ATGAAAAATTATGATGCAGTGGTAATAGGATTTGGAAAAGGCGGAAAAACTTTAGCAGGACAAATGGCAGATAAAGGTTGGAAAGTTGCTGTCATAGAAAAATCAGATAAAATGTATGGAGGAACTTGTATAAATGTAGGATGTATACCTACAAAATATCTTATAAACGAAGCTGCTAAGAATAAATTTAAAAAATTAAATTCTTTTGAAGAGTATGCCAAAGAATATAAAAATATTATAGAGAATAAAAATGGGCTGATCTCACTTTTCAGAAAGAAAAATTATGATAATCTTAATGATAAAGAAAATATAGATATATATACTGGAGAAGGTTCTTTTGTAAATAAAAAAGTTATTGAAGTAAAAATGAAAGATGAAGTTATTCAAATAAAAGGAGAAAGAATATTTATAAATACAGGAGCAGAAACTGTTATTCCTCCAATAAAGGGATTGAGAGAGAGTAGATATGTCTATGACAGTGAAGCTATAATGGAACTGAAAGAACTTCCTAAAAAACTTGTGATAATAGGTGGAGGATATATTGGTCTGGAATATGCAGATATGTATAATAATTTTGGTTCAGAAGTAGTAGTTATAGAAGGAAGTCCTTTATTTATAGCACGTGAAGATAGAGAAATAGCAGATGAAATCAAAAAAGTTATGGAGAGAAAAGGAATAAAATTCATACTAGGAGCAAAAGTTGCAGAGATATTAGAAAATGAAGTGAAATATGAAAAAGATGGAAAAATAGAAAGTGTAATTGGAAATGCTGTTCTTGTGGCAGTTGGAAGAAAACCGAATATTAAAGGGTTAAAATTAGAAAATGCTGGAGTAAAAGTTACAGAAAGAGGAGCTGTAGAAACAGATGATAATCTTCATACATCAGCAGATGGAATATGGGCAATGGGAGATGTTCATGGAGGGCTGCAATTTACATATACTTCTCTTGATGATTCACGTATCATCTATAATGAACTTTTTGGAGATAAGAAATATACATTGAAAGATAGAGGACCAGTGCCTTATACTGTATTTATAGAGCCTCAATTTTCGAGAATAGGAATGACAGAAGAGGAAGCTTTACAAAAAGGATATAAAGTAAAAACTTCAAAAATTTTAGCAGCCAATCCTAGAATGAAAATATATGGAGAGACTGATGGACTATTAAAAGCTGTTGTAGATGCAGAAACTGGAAAAATATTAGGAGCATCTCTGTTTTTCAGACAGTCAGGAGAGGTTATAAATAATATAAGGCTTGTAATGATGGCAGAGAAAGATTATACTTTTTTAAGGGATGGAATATTTACTCATCCTACAATGAGTGAAACATTAAATGACCTCTTTGATCAAATAAAATAA
- a CDS encoding winged helix-turn-helix transcriptional regulator has translation MKNQYELPCNIAQTLNIIGDKWTLLIVHEIMLEDKSYNELLSKLTGIASNLLSGRLKSLEEDGIIKGELYQKHPPRYKYTLTEKGRDLEDVFNSIILWGSKHLDKCYKNLVDKKTGHKVEIKYYLPETKELLDKENVEAR, from the coding sequence ATGAAAAATCAATATGAATTACCATGTAATATAGCACAGACTTTGAATATAATAGGGGATAAATGGACTCTTCTGATTGTTCACGAAATAATGCTTGAAGATAAAAGCTACAATGAGCTTTTGAGCAAATTAACAGGAATAGCCTCTAATCTTCTTTCAGGCAGATTAAAAAGTCTAGAAGAAGATGGAATAATCAAAGGAGAGCTATATCAAAAACATCCTCCTAGATACAAATATACATTGACTGAAAAAGGAAGAGACCTTGAGGATGTGTTCAATAGTATAATTCTTTGGGGAAGCAAACACTTAGACAAATGTTATAAAAATCTGGTAGATAAAAAAACAGGGCATAAAGTAGAAATCAAATATTATCTTCCTGAAACAAAAGAATTGTTAGACAAAGAAAATGTTGAAGCGAGATAA
- a CDS encoding sensor domain-containing diguanylate cyclase: MALFSKKNNYYYINSNHQIKNNELEEALTLAADGIGKFALNDELTILYFNQGLCNLVGEKAENVEIQGFNSSLYIHPDDVELVKEKFLEASKTMEKTFKMRYRLIHVAGHSIHVKVNGFFTGELYEGKFPTVYLIFTNISSLVQMNQELEMERKRYAMFTDLLLESYFEYDVKNDILKIFDNTNFYIFPDKEIRMFSKLIGDENSVNTIQNCISLYECIISQKDCEKDIEFLVDNEQKNWFHMKYHKLLDSDNALDKIIGSYKNVHNEKIFELMQNQYNYELKKKAEYDAVTDLLNRATLEELISLNLKIDIMKGINIFMIFDVDDFKEINDTYGHPFGDIVLHKIADIFKESFRSVDIIGRLGGDEFAVFLPQISSIEWIIQKLKGVLPKVKRLSKELNIEKSISISIGIYEIQFSDSFREIFIKADKALYQAKKSGKNGYEFYSD; the protein is encoded by the coding sequence ATGGCATTATTTTCAAAGAAAAATAACTATTACTACATTAATTCAAATCATCAGATAAAAAATAATGAACTTGAAGAAGCTCTAACATTGGCAGCAGATGGAATAGGAAAATTTGCTCTTAATGATGAATTAACAATCTTGTATTTCAATCAAGGTTTATGTAATCTTGTTGGTGAAAAAGCTGAAAATGTTGAAATACAAGGATTTAACAGCAGCTTATACATTCATCCAGATGATGTAGAGCTTGTAAAAGAAAAATTTCTGGAAGCATCTAAGACTATGGAAAAAACTTTTAAAATGAGATACAGACTTATTCATGTAGCAGGACATTCTATTCATGTAAAAGTAAATGGATTTTTTACAGGGGAACTATATGAAGGTAAATTTCCAACTGTTTATCTTATTTTCACAAATATCTCATCATTAGTTCAAATGAATCAAGAATTGGAAATGGAAAGAAAACGTTATGCAATGTTTACTGATCTTCTTTTAGAAAGCTATTTTGAGTATGATGTAAAAAATGATATATTAAAAATATTTGATAATACTAATTTTTATATATTTCCAGATAAAGAGATAAGGATGTTCAGTAAATTAATTGGAGATGAAAATTCAGTGAATACTATACAAAACTGTATTTCATTGTACGAATGTATAATCTCTCAAAAAGATTGTGAAAAAGATATAGAGTTTTTAGTGGATAATGAGCAAAAAAATTGGTTTCATATGAAATACCACAAACTTTTAGATTCTGATAATGCTTTGGATAAGATTATTGGGTCATATAAAAATGTACATAATGAAAAAATATTTGAATTAATGCAAAATCAATATAATTATGAATTGAAAAAGAAAGCTGAATATGATGCAGTTACTGATCTTTTAAATAGAGCTACTTTAGAAGAGCTTATTTCTCTGAATTTGAAAATAGATATCATGAAAGGGATAAATATTTTTATGATATTTGATGTGGATGATTTTAAAGAGATAAATGATACATATGGACACCCGTTTGGAGATATAGTTTTACATAAAATTGCAGATATATTTAAAGAATCATTTCGTTCTGTAGATATTATAGGCAGACTAGGTGGAGATGAATTTGCTGTATTTCTTCCACAGATATCGTCAATTGAATGGATAATTCAAAAATTAAAAGGAGTTCTTCCAAAAGTTAAAAGGCTTTCTAAAGAACTGAATATAGAAAAATCTATATCTATAAGTATTGGAATTTATGAAATACAATTTTCTGATAGCTTTAGAGAAATATTCATTAAAGCAGATAAAGCTTTGTACCAGGCTAAAAAAAGTGGAAAGAATGGATATGAATTTTATTCTGATTAA
- a CDS encoding alanine/glycine:cation symporter family protein, with protein MDSVLQVVKSINNVLWSYLLIFLLCGTGIMFTVMLKGVQVTRFMDSVRRVFHRGSRKGQADSKGMNSFQSLATAVAAQVGTGNLAGAATAIAAGGPGAIFWMWVTAFFGMATIFAEAVLAQIYKEDINGEVRGGPAFYISKGLKCKGLAVFFSVTIIIALGFVGNMVQANSIGEAFKEAFGINPIIMGAITVVVAGLIFRGGVKQIASFTEKIVPFMAVLYMIGGLYILLSNLSGTIHGIEMIFVGAFNPRAATGGLLGVGVKQAVRYGVARGLFSNEAGMGSTPHAHAIAKVRNPIDQGIVAMFGVFFDTFIILTITALIILSNVPIDGKMTGITLTQFAFKQGMGQLGTIFVAVALLFFAFSTIIGWYFFGEANIRYLFSSKKSVDIYSYVVLVFIFLGCLLKVELVWELADMFNGLMVLPNIIALIGLSGVVKKGLEEYNRKEGDFK; from the coding sequence ATGGACAGCGTATTGCAGGTAGTAAAGAGCATTAATAATGTTCTTTGGAGTTACTTATTGATTTTTTTACTGTGTGGAACAGGAATAATGTTTACAGTGATGCTGAAAGGAGTTCAGGTCACTAGATTTATGGACAGTGTTAGAAGGGTATTTCATAGAGGCTCAAGAAAGGGTCAGGCAGATTCCAAAGGGATGAATTCATTTCAATCTTTAGCTACTGCTGTAGCAGCACAGGTTGGAACTGGAAATCTGGCTGGAGCAGCTACTGCTATAGCAGCAGGAGGACCTGGAGCTATATTCTGGATGTGGGTAACAGCTTTTTTCGGAATGGCAACTATATTTGCTGAAGCTGTTCTTGCTCAGATATACAAAGAGGATATAAACGGAGAAGTGAGAGGTGGACCAGCATTCTATATCAGCAAAGGATTAAAATGCAAAGGTCTGGCAGTATTTTTTTCCGTAACTATAATAATCGCTCTTGGGTTTGTAGGAAATATGGTACAGGCAAATTCTATTGGAGAAGCATTTAAGGAAGCCTTTGGAATAAATCCAATTATTATGGGAGCTATAACTGTTGTTGTAGCAGGTCTTATATTCAGAGGCGGAGTAAAGCAGATAGCTTCCTTCACAGAAAAAATAGTACCTTTTATGGCTGTATTGTATATGATAGGAGGACTATATATACTTCTTTCTAACTTGAGTGGAACTATTCATGGAATAGAAATGATATTTGTAGGAGCATTCAACCCTAGAGCTGCCACAGGTGGACTGTTGGGAGTGGGGGTAAAGCAGGCTGTAAGATATGGAGTTGCAAGGGGATTGTTTTCCAATGAAGCAGGAATGGGAAGTACACCTCATGCCCATGCTATAGCCAAAGTCAGGAATCCTATAGATCAAGGTATAGTGGCAATGTTTGGAGTATTTTTTGATACATTTATAATACTTACTATAACTGCTCTTATAATATTGTCAAATGTACCGATAGATGGAAAAATGACAGGGATAACATTGACACAGTTTGCATTTAAACAAGGAATGGGACAATTAGGAACAATATTTGTAGCTGTTGCTCTTCTTTTCTTTGCTTTTTCTACTATTATAGGCTGGTATTTCTTCGGGGAAGCAAATATCAGATATCTTTTTTCCAGTAAGAAAAGTGTGGACATATATTCATATGTGGTTTTAGTTTTCATATTTCTAGGCTGCCTTTTAAAAGTGGAGCTAGTATGGGAACTTGCTGATATGTTCAACGGACTTATGGTACTGCCTAATATAATCGCACTTATTGGATTATCCGGTGTAGTAAAAAAAGGACTGGAAGAATATAATAGGAAAGAAGGAGACTTTAAATAG
- the thiC gene encoding phosphomethylpyrimidine synthase ThiC: MYSTQMEAAKKGIFTKEMEIVARDENMTREELMEKMAQGRVVIPANINHKSLYPRAVGEGTKTKVNVNLGVSEDCCDYCGEMVKVQKAIEYGADAIMDLSTFGDTKKFRRELVEKSTVMLGTVPMYDAVAKLGKNIKDMSVEELFRVVEEHCEDGIDFLTIHAGLNRTCVDRLKNNKRLTKIVSRGGSILFQWMMLNDKENPFFEHYDRLLDICRKYDVTLSLGDGLRPGSIHDSTDAPQIQELLILGELTKRAWEKDVQVMIEGPGHVPMHEIVTNMQIEKKLCHNAPFYVLGPLVTDIAPGYDHITAAIGGAIAASSGADFLCYVTPAEHLRLPTLEDMKEGIMASRIAGHAADIAKGLKGAIEWDHRMSKFRGELNWKGMFSECIDPEKAEAYRASSAPIEEEVCTMCGDLCPMKRCNEILD; this comes from the coding sequence ATGTATTCAACACAAATGGAAGCAGCAAAAAAAGGCATCTTCACAAAAGAGATGGAGATAGTAGCAAGAGATGAAAATATGACAAGGGAAGAGCTTATGGAAAAAATGGCTCAGGGAAGAGTTGTTATACCAGCTAACATCAATCATAAAAGTCTTTATCCAAGAGCCGTTGGAGAAGGAACTAAAACTAAGGTTAATGTAAATCTTGGAGTATCAGAAGATTGCTGTGATTACTGTGGAGAGATGGTAAAAGTTCAAAAAGCTATTGAATATGGAGCAGATGCAATAATGGACTTGAGTACTTTTGGAGATACTAAGAAATTCAGAAGAGAGCTTGTGGAAAAATCAACAGTTATGCTTGGGACAGTACCTATGTATGATGCAGTTGCAAAGCTTGGAAAAAATATAAAAGACATGTCTGTAGAGGAATTGTTCAGAGTAGTAGAGGAGCATTGTGAAGATGGAATTGATTTTCTTACTATTCATGCAGGTCTAAACAGAACTTGTGTAGATAGATTAAAAAATAATAAGAGACTGACTAAAATAGTAAGCAGAGGAGGTTCAATATTATTCCAATGGATGATGCTGAATGATAAAGAAAATCCTTTCTTTGAGCATTACGACAGACTCCTTGATATCTGTAGAAAATATGATGTGACACTTAGTCTGGGAGATGGACTTAGACCGGGAAGTATTCATGATTCAACAGATGCACCACAGATTCAGGAGCTTTTAATACTTGGGGAGCTTACAAAAAGAGCATGGGAAAAAGATGTACAGGTAATGATAGAAGGACCAGGTCATGTACCTATGCATGAGATTGTAACAAATATGCAGATTGAGAAAAAATTATGCCACAATGCACCTTTCTATGTATTAGGACCTTTAGTTACAGATATAGCTCCTGGATATGATCACATTACAGCAGCTATTGGAGGAGCTATTGCAGCATCATCTGGAGCAGATTTTCTTTGCTATGTAACACCAGCAGAGCATTTGAGACTGCCTACTCTGGAAGATATGAAAGAGGGAATAATGGCATCGAGAATAGCTGGACACGCTGCTGATATAGCAAAGGGATTAAAAGGAGCTATAGAGTGGGATCACAGAATGAGTAAATTCAGAGGAGAGCTTAACTGGAAAGGGATGTTCAGCGAATGTATAGATCCTGAGAAGGCAGAAGCTTACAGAGCATCCTCTGCTCCTATAGAAGAGGAAGTATGTACTATGTGTGGAGATCTTTGCCCAATGAAAAGATGCAATGAGATTTTAGATTAA
- the thiS gene encoding sulfur carrier protein ThiS — protein sequence MNILLNGKDYSSEKISTVKELLMELEREWSIELGGAVVLVNDEIVKKDRWEATEISENAEIEVLSFVSGG from the coding sequence ATGAATATACTTTTAAATGGAAAGGACTATTCATCAGAAAAAATATCCACTGTAAAAGAGCTTCTTATGGAACTGGAAAGAGAATGGTCGATAGAACTCGGTGGAGCAGTTGTTCTTGTAAATGATGAAATAGTAAAAAAAGATAGATGGGAAGCTACTGAAATATCTGAAAATGCAGAAATAGAAGTACTTTCTTTTGTATCTGGAGGGTAG
- a CDS encoding thiazole synthase: MDKFILKGHEFGSRLLTGTGKFSDKNLVAPMLEASGSQIITMALRRINFQNPKENILNYIPKHITLLPNTSGARTAEEAVKIARIAREAGCGDFIKIEIINDSQYLMPDNSETIKATKILADEGFIVLPYMMPDLIAAKRMEDAGAAAVMPLGSPIGSNRGIVTKPLIEMMLETNRVPIIVDAGIGRPSDAAIAMEMGCDAVLVNTAIATAQDPVKMGRAFSLAVEAGREAFLAKIAEEKRYASASSPLTGFLFRGDK; encoded by the coding sequence ATGGATAAGTTTATATTAAAAGGACATGAATTTGGAAGCAGACTTCTTACAGGTACTGGAAAATTTTCAGATAAAAATTTAGTAGCTCCTATGTTGGAAGCCAGTGGGTCACAAATAATAACTATGGCATTAAGAAGAATAAATTTTCAAAATCCTAAAGAAAATATATTGAATTATATCCCTAAACATATAACTCTTCTTCCTAATACATCAGGAGCAAGAACAGCAGAGGAAGCTGTAAAGATAGCGAGAATAGCAAGAGAAGCTGGATGTGGTGATTTTATCAAAATAGAGATAATCAATGATTCTCAATATCTTATGCCAGATAATTCAGAAACAATAAAGGCTACAAAAATACTAGCTGATGAAGGATTTATTGTACTTCCATATATGATGCCTGACCTTATAGCAGCTAAAAGAATGGAAGATGCAGGAGCAGCAGCAGTTATGCCTTTAGGGTCGCCTATTGGTTCTAACAGAGGAATAGTAACTAAACCCCTTATAGAAATGATGCTGGAAACTAACAGAGTTCCTATCATAGTAGATGCTGGAATAGGAAGACCATCTGATGCTGCAATAGCTATGGAGATGGGATGCGACGCTGTCCTTGTAAATACAGCAATAGCTACAGCACAAGATCCAGTGAAAATGGGAAGAGCTTTTTCATTGGCAGTAGAAGCTGGAAGGGAAGCTTTTCTGGCTAAAATAGCAGAGGAAAAGAGATATGCCAGTGCTTCATCACCATTGACTGGATTTCTTTTCAGAGGTGACAAATAA
- the thiH gene encoding 2-iminoacetate synthase ThiH, producing MSYYDELVKWKDFDFENYFSNVTDEDIKKSIGKDKLGIYDYLNLLSPKAQDHLEEMAVKAAKLTRQHFGNVIGLYLPIYVSNYCTSNCVYCGFSKKNHIKRRHMKFEEIEHEAQEIAKSGIGNILLLTGEAKGLVDKEYLKGGIDVLKKYFSSVSIEVMPLDEEDYRYLAEDGLDGLTVYQETYDEKRYEQVHLSGEKRNFKYRLDTPERGAKAGIRTIGIGALLGLGGIRSDAFKTGLHLKYLMENYPNSEFSISFPRVNEAEGNLKDSYAVDDLTFVQILLANRIFQPKAGITLSTRESAAMRDNIVALGVTKFSAGSKTEVGGYSHENESTAQFDITDNRDVEDIVRAIRGRGLEVVYKDWETLV from the coding sequence GTGAGCTATTATGATGAACTTGTAAAATGGAAAGATTTTGATTTTGAAAACTATTTTTCTAATGTTACAGATGAAGATATAAAAAAAAGCATAGGGAAGGATAAACTGGGAATATATGATTATTTAAACCTCCTTTCACCAAAGGCTCAAGATCATCTGGAAGAGATGGCAGTAAAAGCTGCAAAGCTTACAAGACAGCACTTTGGTAATGTAATAGGATTGTATCTTCCAATATATGTTTCAAATTATTGTACAAGCAACTGCGTCTACTGTGGTTTTTCAAAAAAGAATCATATAAAAAGAAGACATATGAAATTTGAAGAGATAGAGCATGAAGCACAGGAAATAGCTAAAAGCGGAATCGGAAATATACTTCTTCTTACAGGAGAGGCGAAAGGGCTGGTAGATAAAGAATATCTCAAAGGCGGAATAGATGTATTGAAAAAATATTTCTCCTCTGTTTCGATAGAGGTTATGCCTTTAGATGAAGAAGATTATAGATATCTGGCAGAAGATGGACTGGATGGACTCACTGTATATCAGGAGACATATGACGAAAAAAGATATGAACAGGTGCATCTATCTGGAGAGAAAAGAAACTTTAAATATCGTCTTGATACACCGGAAAGAGGAGCAAAGGCAGGAATCAGAACTATTGGAATAGGTGCTCTTCTTGGACTGGGAGGTATCAGGAGTGATGCTTTTAAGACAGGGCTTCATCTGAAATATCTCATGGAAAATTATCCAAACAGTGAATTCAGTATATCTTTTCCAAGAGTAAATGAAGCAGAAGGAAATCTAAAGGACAGCTATGCTGTAGATGATTTGACTTTTGTGCAGATACTCCTTGCTAACAGAATATTTCAGCCAAAGGCAGGAATAACTCTTTCCACTAGAGAAAGTGCAGCAATGAGAGATAATATTGTAGCTTTGGGAGTAACTAAGTTTTCTGCTGGGTCTAAAACAGAAGTTGGAGGATATTCACATGAAAATGAATCTACTGCTCAATTTGATATAACTGACAACAGGGATGTAGAGGATATAGTAAGAGCTATAAGAGGAAGAGGTCTGGAAGTAGTATATAAGGACTGGGAGACATTAGTATGA
- the thiF gene encoding sulfur carrier protein ThiS adenylyltransferase ThiF: MRIGIAGTGGIGSNTAVHLVRSGVKELKFGDFDIIEESNLNRQFYFKDQVGKYKAEMLYENLKRINPDGDFQYSIIKFERENIKEFFKDCDIVIEGFDKKEYKSMLVEELYPLGKLIISASGIASHDCEGIRVEEAGKNLYIVGDFQKDISEYKTYSHKVAVISALMAEIALKRGGYIEE; encoded by the coding sequence ATGAGAATAGGAATAGCTGGAACAGGTGGAATAGGTTCTAACACAGCTGTTCATCTTGTGAGATCAGGTGTGAAAGAGTTGAAATTTGGAGATTTTGATATTATTGAAGAATCAAATCTCAACAGACAGTTTTATTTCAAAGATCAGGTAGGAAAGTACAAAGCAGAAATGCTATATGAAAATTTAAAAAGGATAAATCCAGATGGAGATTTTCAATATAGTATCATCAAATTTGAAAGAGAGAATATAAAAGAATTTTTCAAAGACTGTGATATAGTAATAGAAGGGTTTGATAAAAAAGAGTATAAAAGTATGCTTGTGGAAGAATTGTATCCTTTAGGAAAATTGATAATATCTGCTTCTGGGATAGCCAGTCATGACTGTGAAGGAATCCGAGTGGAAGAAGCAGGAAAAAACCTGTATATAGTGGGAGATTTTCAAAAAGACATTTCTGAATACAAAACATATTCTCATAAGGTGGCAGTGATATCTGCTCTTATGGCAGAGATAGCTTTAAAAAGAGGTGGATATATTGAGGAATAG
- the thiE gene encoding thiamine phosphate synthase: MRNRIDIPEGLYGITGDNFANGKSNYQCVEEMIKGGIKIVQYRDKRKNSREKVEEAGAIRELCRKNNVLFIVNDDVAIAMLVDADGVHVGQEDMKPADVRKLLGENKIIGLSTHSEEQGMAAYNDIDVDYIGVGPIFPTTTKDTAPVGLGYLEFAVKNLHLPFIAIGGIKDYNIDEIIKRGAKRICLVSDIVGAEDICKKIIDLNNKILKK, encoded by the coding sequence TTGAGGAATAGAATAGATATACCAGAAGGGTTATATGGGATAACTGGAGATAATTTTGCCAATGGGAAGAGCAATTATCAATGTGTAGAAGAAATGATAAAAGGTGGAATTAAAATAGTTCAATATAGGGATAAGAGAAAAAATTCCAGAGAAAAAGTAGAAGAGGCAGGAGCTATAAGAGAGCTTTGCAGAAAAAACAATGTACTTTTCATAGTAAATGATGATGTAGCTATTGCTATGCTGGTAGATGCTGATGGAGTACATGTAGGGCAGGAGGATATGAAGCCAGCCGATGTGAGAAAACTTCTAGGTGAAAATAAGATTATTGGCTTGTCTACTCATTCAGAGGAACAGGGAATGGCAGCATACAATGATATAGATGTAGACTATATTGGAGTGGGCCCTATATTTCCAACGACGACAAAAGATACTGCTCCAGTTGGACTTGGATATTTAGAATTTGCTGTAAAGAATCTTCATCTGCCATTTATAGCCATAGGTGGAATAAAAGACTATAACATAGATGAAATAATAAAAAGAGGGGCTAAAAGGATATGTCTTGTAAGTGATATTGTAGGAGCAGAGGATATATGTAAAAAAATTATTGATCTTAATAATAAAATTTTGAAAAAATAA
- a CDS encoding GntR family transcriptional regulator yields MLKIYDDIMGKTNSSFAYKILKENILRLDLKPGEELREIDLFHSLNMSRTPIREALILLKHDGLIETLPQSGTFVTKIDKEKFEDGRMLRICVEEKMIQLACDNFSEEHLKKLEDNLAKQKFILDTTRNYVEFHKLDVEFHQMIFEGVGYKDLFKVTTENFFDYQRVRVLNSSNKIKDNFIQESHLRILDTIKNKKKDKVHELLNEHFSRLPAKLEYFIEEYPFYFK; encoded by the coding sequence GTGCTAAAGATATACGACGATATAATGGGTAAAACAAATTCTAGTTTTGCATACAAAATATTAAAAGAGAATATACTCAGACTTGACCTTAAACCTGGAGAGGAACTTCGTGAAATTGATCTGTTTCATTCTCTTAATATGAGCCGTACACCTATTAGAGAGGCACTTATTCTTCTAAAACATGATGGGTTAATAGAAACTCTTCCTCAGAGCGGAACTTTTGTTACTAAGATAGATAAAGAAAAATTTGAAGATGGAAGAATGCTGAGAATTTGTGTGGAAGAGAAAATGATACAATTAGCTTGCGATAATTTTTCAGAAGAACATCTAAAAAAATTAGAAGATAACCTTGCAAAACAGAAATTTATCCTTGATACAACTAGAAACTATGTAGAATTTCATAAACTAGATGTGGAATTTCATCAAATGATATTTGAAGGAGTGGGATACAAAGATTTATTTAAAGTGACAACAGAGAACTTTTTTGACTATCAGAGAGTGAGAGTTTTAAATTCCTCTAACAAGATAAAAGATAATTTTATTCAAGAGAGCCATTTGAGGATATTGGATACTATTAAAAACAAGAAAAAAGATAAAGTTCATGAACTGCTTAATGAGCATTTTTCAAGATTACCAGCAAAACTTGAATATTTTATTGAAGAATATCCATTCTATTTTAAATAA
- a CDS encoding endonuclease V, producing the protein MEYIEDFLFISEDKCKKIQLELKDKVELKNNFKLEDIKYVAGIDLAYWMENEKETAVCCITIIDIDTKEIVEEANTKGDITFPYIAGYLSFRELPLILEIVKKLKIQPDLYVFDGNGYLHPRNMGIATHASFYLKKPSIGVAKSYYKIDGVEFVMPEDKEGAYTEIVIENKVCGASLRTHKGVKPVFVSVGNYMKLERAVEIIMLLVGKESHIPLPTRYADIATHKMRDFYKNNK; encoded by the coding sequence ATGGAATACATAGAAGATTTTTTATTTATATCAGAAGATAAATGTAAAAAGATACAATTGGAACTAAAAGATAAAGTTGAATTAAAAAATAATTTTAAATTAGAAGACATTAAATATGTGGCTGGAATAGATCTGGCTTACTGGATGGAAAATGAAAAAGAGACAGCTGTATGCTGTATAACCATTATAGATATTGATACTAAAGAAATTGTGGAGGAAGCAAATACAAAAGGGGATATAACATTTCCATATATAGCAGGATATCTTTCATTCAGGGAGCTTCCCTTAATATTGGAAATTGTTAAAAAATTAAAGATACAGCCTGATTTATATGTTTTTGATGGAAATGGATACCTCCATCCAAGAAATATGGGAATAGCAACTCATGCTTCTTTTTATTTAAAAAAACCATCTATAGGGGTTGCTAAAAGTTACTATAAAATAGATGGAGTAGAATTTGTAATGCCAGAAGACAAAGAGGGAGCATATACTGAAATAGTAATAGAAAACAAAGTATGCGGTGCATCTTTAAGAACTCATAAAGGAGTAAAACCTGTATTTGTATCTGTAGGGAATTATATGAAATTGGAAAGAGCTGTTGAAATAATAATGCTGCTGGTTGGAAAAGAGAGCCATATACCGCTTCCAACAAGATATGCAGATATAGCTACACATAAAATGAGAGATTTTTATAAAAATAATAAGTAA